The genomic window TGGGTGTGACGTGCTCACCGTCTTCGTGACCGCAGACCAGGTCGACACGAACGCGCTGCGGGATGCGCTCATCGCCCACGACCTGGACGTGGCCGACTCGGTGAGCCTCGGCATGGCGCTGCGGGTCGAGGCCATCAGCCCCCAGGCCTTCCGCCACACCGCGGGCAGCGGCAAGCTGCGCGAGGTCATCGACAGCCGCCAGGCGGCCGCGCGATGACGGCGTGCTACACCCCGGCGCGCGTCGCAAGTGCGATGGGCTGACCCGGTTTCGAAACCCGTTGAGGAGAACCCATGCGCATCTACACCCTCGATGAGATCGTGAGCGCAGCGCGAGAGCGATCGCCCTTCTACCGCGACCTGTATCGCGACGTGCCTCACAAGGCGGGCCTGCAGGTCACCGACCTGCCGGTCATCGATCAAGAGGCCTTCTGGCAGAGCAACCGACATCCCGCGTTCGGCGCCCTCACCGGCCCCATGACCGATGGCATCGTCTTTCGCAGCGGAGGCACCACCGGGAACCCGAAGTTCTCGGTGTTCACCCGCGCCGAGTGGGACACGTTCACCGAGATCTTCGGGCGCGGCTTCGGGTACAACGGCCTGGCCCCCGGCGATCGCATCGCCAACCTTTTCTACGCGGGCGATCTGTACGCGTCGTTCCTGTTCGTGGCAGACTCACTCGAACACGCGCCGGTGCCCACTGTGCACCTGCCCATGAGCGGCGCCGTCGACATCGCGTCGATGGCCCAGACCCTGCACGAGTTCTCGGCGAACGCGCTGGCCGGCGTGCCGACCACCATCATGAATCTGGCCCACCACGTCGTGTCGTCCGGCA from Pseudomonadota bacterium includes these protein-coding regions:
- a CDS encoding phenylacetate--CoA ligase family protein, giving the protein MRIYTLDEIVSAARERSPFYRDLYRDVPHKAGLQVTDLPVIDQEAFWQSNRHPAFGALTGPMTDGIVFRSGGTTGNPKFSVFTRAEWDTFTEIFGRGFGYNGLAPGDRIANLFYAGDLYASFLFVADSLEHAPVPTVHLPMSGAVDIASMAQTLHEFSANALAGVPTTIMNLAHHVVSSGISIPLTKIFFGGEAMYPDQRETLARVFPGVVIRSLGYASVDAGLLGYAD